A single region of the Kwoniella botswanensis chromosome 1, complete sequence genome encodes:
- a CDS encoding 40S ribosomal protein S13 — MHSSGKGMSASALPYRRSQPSWSKATPEEVSDQIFKLARRGLSPSQIGVVLRDSHGIPQVKNVTGNKILRILKTNGLAPSIPEDMYHLIKKAVSVRKHLERNRADKDGKFRMILIESRIHRLARYYIKTQQLPATFKYEAATASTLVA; from the exons ATGCACTCCTCAGGAAAGGGTATGTCAGCGTCTGCCTTACCTTACCGAAGATCTCAACCATCTTGGTCAAAGGCTACCCCCGAGGAAGTTTCCGACCAAATCTTCAAATTGGCCAGAAGAGGTTTATCCCCCTCGCAAATCGGTGTCGTCCTCAGAGATTCTCACGGTATCCCCCAAGTTAAGAATGTAACTGGTAACAAGATTTTGAGAATCCTCAAGACCAACG GTCTCGCCCCTTCCATCCCTGAGGACATGTACCACCTCATCAAGAAGGCCGTTTCCGTCCGAAAGCACCTCGAGAGAAACAGAGCCGACAAAGATGGTAAATT CCGAATGATTCTTATCGAATCCAGAATCCACAGACTCGCTCGATACTACATCAAGACCCAACAACTCCCTGCTACCTTCAAATACGAGGCTGCTACCGCTTCCACCCTTGTCGCTTAA